The following are encoded together in the Malaya genurostris strain Urasoe2022 chromosome 3, Malgen_1.1, whole genome shotgun sequence genome:
- the LOC131436410 gene encoding uncharacterized protein LOC131436410 isoform X1, whose protein sequence is MHMHMSFWWGTDVGDVLFKGLTINTNGGLITLCLILTGLSIVYEGLKVHGAKMRARAARERSRPGSYPPSESATLLSLEPTPGLLRSVTQRGCAILTEVTMFLFHNMLGYAIMLMVMIYNGYLFVAVVSGMALGYFLFGHMSMKVNMENIQAKQTNAICSARCLQTESSRPPSTTPSFMEDNHDRIQHQLPYNRNSSAPSTSTATIVECH, encoded by the exons ATGCACATGCACATGTCCTTCTGGTGGGGTACCGACGTTGGAGACGTCCTCTTTAAGGGTTTAACAATCAACACCAATGGAGGCTTGATAACGCTATGTTTAATTTTAACGGGTCTTTCAATCGTATATGAAGGACTAAAG GTACACGGAGCAAAAATGCGAGCACGAGCTGCACGTGAGCGTTCTCGTCCTGGATCTTATCCACCAAGTGAAAGTGCAACACTGTTATCACTCGAACCCACTCCAGGCCTACTAAGATCAGTGACCCAACGTGGCTGTGCCATTTTAACAGAAGTCACAATGTTTCTGTTCCACAACATGCTAGGTTATGCTATCATGCTCATGGTTATGATTTACAACGGGTATCTATTCGTGGCAGTAGTAAGTGGAATGGCTCTCGGTTACTTCCTCTTCGGACACATGTCCATGAAGGTCAACATGGAAAACATCCAAGCCAAACAGACGAATGCTATCTGTTCAGCACGTTGTCTTCAGACAG AATCATCGAGACCACCATCAACCACACCTAGTTTTATGGAAGATAATCACGACCGTATCCAACACCAACTACCATACAATCGAAACAGCTCGGCACCTTCAACGTCCACCGCCACGATAGTAGAATGCCATTGA
- the LOC131435899 gene encoding mediator of RNA polymerase II transcription subunit 18: MASSAAPVNAVDLLQQALHSNIIPNQEFLLQGSILDSAAEHLLHRLRGLCDNVDTPPETFTDYEMCLSLKVPNEKVPVMILRVRKAQDVDAPYQLRYIGQPELGDRTRPTLVRSSLDIACTPHVVDFLTEMGFRVDFEYITRGYMFRKGRMKVTVSKILKVNSSEPISQSYLVELSVLAPTGQDAIAEDMRIFAEQLKPLVQLEKIDYKRFAQIP; this comes from the exons ATGGCTTCTTCGGCTGCACCGGTAAATGCTGTAGACTTATTACAGCAAGCACTGCATTCCAACATCATTCCCAATCAGGAGTTTTTACTGCAGGGATCAATTCTGGACTCAGCAGCAGAGCATTTACTACACCG ATTGCGAGGACTCTGTGATAATGTCGATACACCACCGGAAACATTTACTGactatgaaatgtgccttagcctAAAAGTTCCTAACGAGAAG GTACCGGTAATGATTCTACGTGTACGTAAAGCTCAGGACGTTGATGCACCGTATCAGTTACGCTACATTGGTCAACCAGAACTTGGAGACCGTACTCGACCTACTTTGGTACGGAGCAGCCTGGATATCGCCTGCACTCCCCACGTGGTAGATTTTCTTACCGAGATGGGCTTCCGAGTTGATTTCGAGTACATTACCCGAG GCTATATGTTTCGCAAGGGTCGCATGAAAGTCAccgtttcaaaaattttaaaagtaaACAGCTCAGAACCGATTTCACAGAGTTACTTGGTAGAGCTATCCGTGCTAGCTCCCACCGGTCAGGATGCAATCGCCGAGGACATGCGAATTTTTGCCGAACAACTCAAACCGCTAGTTCAGTTGGAAAAGATCGATTACAAGCGGTTTGCCCAAATACCCTAA
- the LOC131436410 gene encoding uncharacterized protein LOC131436410 isoform X3 has translation MHMHMSFWWGTDVGDVLFKGLTINTNGGLITLCLILTGLSIVYEGLKVHGAKMRARAARERSRPGSYPPSESATLLSLEPTPGLLRSVTQRGCAILTEVTMFLFHNMLGYAIMLMVMIYNGYLFVAVVSGMALGYFLFGHMSMKVNMENIQAKQTNAICSARCLQTANRL, from the exons ATGCACATGCACATGTCCTTCTGGTGGGGTACCGACGTTGGAGACGTCCTCTTTAAGGGTTTAACAATCAACACCAATGGAGGCTTGATAACGCTATGTTTAATTTTAACGGGTCTTTCAATCGTATATGAAGGACTAAAG GTACACGGAGCAAAAATGCGAGCACGAGCTGCACGTGAGCGTTCTCGTCCTGGATCTTATCCACCAAGTGAAAGTGCAACACTGTTATCACTCGAACCCACTCCAGGCCTACTAAGATCAGTGACCCAACGTGGCTGTGCCATTTTAACAGAAGTCACAATGTTTCTGTTCCACAACATGCTAGGTTATGCTATCATGCTCATGGTTATGATTTACAACGGGTATCTATTCGTGGCAGTAGTAAGTGGAATGGCTCTCGGTTACTTCCTCTTCGGACACATGTCCATGAAGGTCAACATGGAAAACATCCAAGCCAAACAGACGAATGCTATCTGTTCAGCACGTTGTCTTCAGACAG CGAACCGCTTATAA
- the LOC131436410 gene encoding uncharacterized protein LOC131436410 isoform X2, which translates to MHMHMSFWWGTDVGDVLFKGLTINTNGGLITLCLILTGLSIVYEGLKVHGAKMRARAARERSRPGSYPPSESATLLSLEPTPGLLRSVTQRGCAILTEVTMFLFHNMLGYAIMLMVMIYNGYLFVAVVSGMALGYFLFGHMSMKVNMENIQAKQTNAICSARCLQTAESCAMTHSVPCSSSLSHPNRSNYQTLGS; encoded by the exons ATGCACATGCACATGTCCTTCTGGTGGGGTACCGACGTTGGAGACGTCCTCTTTAAGGGTTTAACAATCAACACCAATGGAGGCTTGATAACGCTATGTTTAATTTTAACGGGTCTTTCAATCGTATATGAAGGACTAAAG GTACACGGAGCAAAAATGCGAGCACGAGCTGCACGTGAGCGTTCTCGTCCTGGATCTTATCCACCAAGTGAAAGTGCAACACTGTTATCACTCGAACCCACTCCAGGCCTACTAAGATCAGTGACCCAACGTGGCTGTGCCATTTTAACAGAAGTCACAATGTTTCTGTTCCACAACATGCTAGGTTATGCTATCATGCTCATGGTTATGATTTACAACGGGTATCTATTCGTGGCAGTAGTAAGTGGAATGGCTCTCGGTTACTTCCTCTTCGGACACATGTCCATGAAGGTCAACATGGAAAACATCCAAGCCAAACAGACGAATGCTATCTGTTCAGCACGTTGTCTTCAGACAG CCGAATCCTGTGCAATGACTCATTCTGTTCCCTGTTCCTCTTCT CTATCTCATCCCAACCGTAGCAATTATCAAACTCTGGGTTCCTAA